A single window of Sphaerodactylus townsendi isolate TG3544 linkage group LG03, MPM_Stown_v2.3, whole genome shotgun sequence DNA harbors:
- the LOC125428593 gene encoding protein ZBED8-like isoform X2 produces MSCGLERPEGGQTGKRRAKTSPHKEDGGDISEPADQRSGRPKAFIAGRKESSPKHANHPTAMDCAEKNVKKRKFREDFLQYGFTSVITVGIEKPQCVVCGEVLSAESMKPNKLKRHFDSKHPSFAGKDTNYFRSKADGLKKARLDIGGKFHKQNVCGKKARLHAGGQFLKQNIAAVEASYLVALRIARAMKPHTITEDLLLPAAKDIVRVMIGDEFVTKLSAISLSNDTVRRTIDDMSADILDQVIQEIKSAPLPIFSIQLLDESTDVANCSQLLVYVRYINDGDFKDEFLFCKPLEMTTTAHGVFDTVGSFLKEHKISWEKVCGVCTNGASSMLGCRSGFQRLVLNESPKVIGTHCMIHWQILATKTLPPELQEVMNSVISSVNLVKASALNSRLFPQLCNELDAPDNALPFHTAVRWLSRGKVLKRVFELRDELKTFFNQEARPQFEALFSDKSELQKIAYLVDIFAILNELNVSLQGPNATCLDLSEKSQSFQMKLQHWQKKLDENKTYMLPTLSAFFEEHDIEPQKRITMIISVKEHLHMLADEISSYFPNLPDTPFALASSPFTVKIEDVPETAQEEFIELINSDAARTDFSTMPVTKFWIKCLQPYPVLSETVLRLLLPFPTTYLCETGFSSWLVNKCKYRSRLVEDYLRCALAKTAPRISDLVRKKQSQPSH; encoded by the exons ATGTCTTGCGGACTGGAGAGACCTGAAGGAGGGCAGACTGGAAAGAGAAGAGCCAAAACATCTCCTCACAAGGAGGATGGTGGAGACATTAGTGAGCCAGCAGACCAAAGGAGTGGGAGACCAAAGGCATTCATAGCAGGGAGGAAAGAATCCTCCCCCAAACATG CAAACCATCCCACGGCAATGGATTGTGCAGAGAAGAACGTCAAGAAAAGAAAATTTCGTGAGGATTTTTTACAGTATGGTTTTACCTCAGTAATTACAGTAGGAATTGAGAAACCGCAGTGCGTCGTTTGTGGTGAAGTTCTATCAGCCGAATCTATGaagccaaacaaactaaaacgCCATTTTGATAGCAAGCATCCAAGCTTTGCTGGCAAGGACACCAATTATTTTAGAAGCAAAGCTGATGGACTCAAGAAAGCCAGACTTGACATTGGTGGCAAGTTCCACAAACAAAACGTTTGTGGAAAGAAAGCCAGACTCCACGCTGGTGGCCAGTTCCTCAAACAAAACATAGCAGCCGTTGAAGCTTCATATTTGGTGGCCCTCAGAATCGCCAGAGCTATGAAACCTCACACCATCACTGAGGATTTACTGTTGCCAGCGGCCAAAGACATTGTTCGAGTTATGATCGGAGATGAATTTGTTACGAAATTGAGTGCAATTTCCTTATCTAACGATACTGTCCGCAGAACTATAGATGACATGTCTGCTGATATTCTTGATCAGGTAATCCAGGAAATTAAATCTGCTCCACTTCCAATATTTAGTATCCAGTTGCTTGATGAATCTACAGACGTTGCAAACTGTTCGCAGTTACTGGTTTACGTCAGGTATATTAACGATGGCGACTTTAAAGATGAGTTTCTTTTTTGCAAACCTCTTGAAATGACAACTACTGCACATGGTGTATTTGACACAGTTGGTTCATTTCTGAAAGAGCATAAGATCTCTTGGGAAAAGGTTTGTGGCGTTTGCACGAATGGTGCTTCATCTATGCTAGGATGTCGATCTGGATTTCAACGTTTGGTACTGAACGAGTCACCAAAAGTAATCGGAACTCACTGTATGATTCATTGGCAAATATTAGCAACGAAGACGCTGCCACCAGAGTTACAAGAAGTAATGAACAGCGTCATTAGTTCTGTCAATTTGGTAAAGGCGAGCGCTTTAAACAGTCGACTGTTTCCGCAACTGTGCAACGAGTTGGACGCGCCGGACAACGCTCTGCCATTTCACACTGCAGTGAGATGGTTGTCGAGAGGAAAAGTTTTAAAACGTGTTTTTGAGCTTCGTGATGaactcaaaactttttttaatcaGGAAGCAAGACCGCAGTTCGAAGCACTTTTCAGTGATAAAAGTGAACTGCAGAAAATAGCTTACTTGGTTGACATCTTTGCCATCTTGAATGAGTTAAATGTATCACTGCAAGGACCAAATGCAACATGCCTCGATTTGTCTGAAAAGAGCCAATCATTCCAAATGAAACTTCAGcattggcaaaaaaaattggatGAAAATAAAACTTACATGTTGCCTACCTTATCTGCTTTCTTTGAGGAACATGACATTGAACCACAAAAAAGGATTACGATGATAATTTCTGTGAAAGAACACTTGCACATGCTTGCAGATGAAATTTCATCGTACTTTCCAAATCTACCTGACACCCCATTTGCACTTGCCAGCAGCCCATTTACAGTCAAAATTGAAGATGTTCCTGAGACAGCCCAAGAGGAGTTCATTGAGCTTATTAACAGCGATGCAGCGAGAACTGATTTCTCTACAATGCCAGTTACAAAATTCTGGATCAAGTGTTTGCAGCCATATCCTGTTCTGTCTGAAACTGTGTTGCgccttcttcttccatttccaaCAACATATCTTTGTGAAACAGGGTTTTCCAGCTggttggttaacaagtgtaagtACAGAAGTAGACTTGTGGAAGATTATCTTCGTTGTGCTCTTGCAAAGACTGCTCCAAGAATTTCTGATCTGGTGAGAAAGAAGCAATCTCAACCTTCGCATTGA